In a single window of the Zea mays cultivar B73 chromosome 5, Zm-B73-REFERENCE-NAM-5.0, whole genome shotgun sequence genome:
- the LOC118471894 gene encoding uncharacterized protein codes for MAERAWIFSLPGVRQLGRSFLSAARRFPFPKLHGCCTSPAERLFPTALPPCFSFPLASSPRRRAPAPAIGRAPASMDAAPAACSPCFSSPSSFPSPSHGQLRAHPALSLFLSRPSLFFHGCSRFPVPRPRPAVPPLSSSSGSVQFALALAMVAVVPMPTGARSAAVSSRLPATARHVPVFEFVDLHSSPHGRTTSSMLLFGGRLLA; via the coding sequence GAGCGCGCTTGGATCTTCTCCCTGCCAGGCGTTCGGCAGCTCGGCCGCTCGTTCCTCTCCGCTGCTCGCCGGTTCCCTTTCCCCAAGCTCCATGGCTGCTGCACCTCCCCAGCCGAGCGGCTCTTCCCCACGGCGCTCCCTCCCTGCTTCTCCTTCCCTCTCGCGTCTTCTCCTCGCCGGCGTGCTCCTGCTCCAGCCATAGGACGCGCCCCTGCTTCCATGGATGCCGCACCCGCTGCTTGCTCCCCTTGCTTCTCCAGTCCGAGCTCCTTCCCCTCGCCTTCCCATGGCCAGCTTCGAGCTCACCCAGCCCTTTCTCTGTTTCTTTCACGGCCGAGTCTCTTTTTCCATGGTTGCAGCCGTTTTCCTGTGCCGCGGCCTCGCCCAGCCGTTCCTCCTCTTTCCTCTAGCTCGGGTTCAGTCCAGTTCGCCCTTGCGCTTGCCATGGTGGCCGTCGTGCCCATGCCGACCGGAGCTCGCTCGGCTGCGGTCTCGTCCCGGCTCCCTGCTACGGCTCGCCACGTCCCTGTGTTTGAATTCGTCGACCTTCACTCTTCTCCCCATGGTCGGACAACCTCGTCGATGCTGCTATTTGGTGGTCGCCTCTTGGCCTAA